Sequence from the Alkalispirochaeta americana genome:
CTCACCATGGCTTACGCCGGGTGGATCGATTTCCCCGTGGCCGCAGCAATCATCCTGGGAGAGAACATCGGGACCACCGTGACGGCGAACCTGGCCGCCATGGGGGGAACGGTAAACGGGCGCCGTGCTGCCCGGGCACACCTGGTGTTTAACGCCCTGGGAGTTCTCTGGATGTTTCTTCTCTTCCCCCAGGCCCTGCGCCTTGTCCACTACGCCGCAGGGTCACGGCTCCTGCCCACACAGCTTGCGCTCTTTCACACCGGTTTCAACCTGGTGAATACGGCGATTTTCATCTGGTTTGTACCGGTCCTGGCGAACCTGGCGGTTCGCATGGTACCCGACACGGCCGATGCGGCCTCCCTGGAAGGCTCCTACCAGGTGCCAATCCCCACAGCCTACGCCGAAAACCACCCTGAACTGTATTTGCTGGAGCTGCGCTACGAGGTGGTCCAGATGTCGCGGATCGTGGAATCCATGATCGCCGACTCCTGGAAGCTCTTTCAGAATCCCGAGGCCGTCACGGAAGAACACCTGCTCAGTCTGAAACAGCGCGAGGACTACACCGATCAAATGCAGGAGAAGATCTCGGCCGTTCTGGCCTCCTTCGGCTTCCAGGCCTCCCGGGAAAGCACCACGGCAGCGGCGATCGCCTTGCTGCGGATCGTGGACGAGCTGGAAAGTGTTGCCGACAGCAGCTACAACATCGCCCTCGCCGCAGACCGATGCCAGCGGAAAAAGCTGGAAATCTCCCCCGAGGCGCTTCAGGAGCTGGAACCCTACGCCCAGCGGGCAATCGCCTTCACCGGGCTGGTTGATCAGCGGTTGCTCACTCCCGGTAGCGACGAGGATCTGCGCCAGGCAAAACAACTGGAGGAAGAAATCAACGCCCTGAGAAACGTGCTGAAAAAATCCTCCCGCCACAGAATCCAGCAGGGGGCCGATCTCAAGGGCGAGCTCCTGGTGCTGGATGTGATCAGTCATCTGGAGCACATGGGCGATTACGCCCTGAATATCGCCGAGGCGATCCGCCACATGAACGCCCGGGTCCCTCTGCTGATGAAAACCCTGGAACCCCGACCCGACGCGCCAGCCTGAGGTCCGGTTCCCGCAGTCGAACACTCCTGAGGCCCCGACCTCCCCGGCCCGAGGCAGGACACCCCGGGCTCCCTCTTTCCTTTCCCTGCCAGCTATGATAGACCATGATCCCATGACGCTTAGAGACCTCTTTCGGGACAAGGATCGGCGGTATCTGCTTCTTACGGCATCTCTGGCTTTTCTTGCCCTTGGAACATCCCAGGCCCTGTACGGCCCGCTCTACCCCTGGTTTCGCGAGAGTCTCTCCCTCTCGGGTTCTGCCGTGGGTCTGATCGCCTCATTCCACTTTTTTGGAGCCACCGTGGCGGTCCTGGTGGCGGGTTTTGTGTTGCGGCGCGTGGGGTTCAAGGCGGTAATCATCGCCGGGGCGTGTATCTTCTCGGCTGGATATTTTGGCTTTGCCACAAGTAGCCGCTGGGGAGGAATCCTGGCCTCGGCGCTTCTGCTGGGTCTGGGTTTTGGAACTCTGGTGAGCTTTAATCTCTTCATTGACGATTACTTTGGCCCCCTGGGCGCGGCAGCCCTCAATCTGACAAATATGTTCTTTGGAATCGGGGCGATCCTGGGGCCCCTTCTGGCAGGGATTTCCCTCTCCCTGGGGGGACACCGTCTGGCGTTCCTTGCGGGAGGAGCGGTGGCTCTTCTTCTCCTGGCCATGACGCTTCGCCTCAGGCAGCATCACCCCGTGGCAGAGACGGACCGTTCCGGGGCAGGCACCGCTCTGGCGGGGACGGTGGTCTTTCTCGTTTTCCTGGCTCTCTATATTGCTGCCGAAGCCTCGGCATCGAACTGGATACCCACAAGCCTCACACGAAACCACGCACCGCCTTTTGTTGCATCCACCATGGCCATGGTCTGGCTCGCTGTGAGCGCCGGTCGGCTTGCGGCGGTTCCCCTGAGCGTCCATCTGGCGCCCCATTTTATGGTCCTGGGAAGTGTGGGGTGTGCTACCGGGATGTTTCTGCTGGCCCGGTTCGAACCTGCGGCTCCTCTGGCCTATATCGCCACGGGGTTCTTCCTGGGGCCGGTCTACCCTGCCACGGTATCCTGGATACGGCGGGTCTTTCCGTCCCGGGCAGCCCGCATCGCCGCCACGGTTATGGCCGGGGGCGGACTGGGCGGCATCTTCGGGCCGCCCCTGGTGGGGGCCGCCACTGATACCTTCTCTACAGCGGTCATTCCTCTGGCTATCGCCCTGATCCTGGTGGCATCTCTCCTGACGGGACTGGGAATAACGGTGTTCTTTCCGTCCCGCCCCACCTCCGCCGGCAAGGGGCAGGAACCTGGCCGGGAGGACCACCAGGGGGACCAGGAACGCATTGGCCTGGTCCTTCCCGTTGGCCCCGGTCCCGTACCCGGATCAGCCCCCCGGGACTAGACCTCGGCGGCCCGCCGCTCCAGAAGAGCCTCGTAGAGATTGAGGGTTTTCCGGGCGATGGCTCGCCAGCTGAAGTGCTCCTCGGCACGACGGCGCCCGGCCTGCCCCATCTGCCTGGCCAGGGCCTTGTCACCGGCAACCCGGTTGATCGCCTCAGCCAGATCACGGGAAAACTGTTCGGGATCCCGGGGAATGAAGGTGCCCCGTTCCAGATCAAGATCGACCAGCAGGCCCGTCTCGTCGGGGACCACAACCTCGGGAATACCTCCCACCCGGGAAGCCACCACGGCGGTCTCGCAGGCCATCGCCTCGAGGTTGATAATTCCGAAGGGTTCGTAGACCGAGGGACAGCAGAACACCGCTGCATGGGAATAGAACTGGATCGTCTCATCCCGGGGAAGCATCTGATCGATCCAGATAATGTCGGAGCGCGTGCTTCGGGCAGCGGCAACGCTGGCGTTCATCTCCTGGGCAATCTTGTCTGTATCGGGTGCTCCCGCAAGAAGCACCACCTGGATACCCGGATCGATCCAGGGGATCGCGTCCACCAGGTGAATAATTCCTTTCTGGCGGGTAATACGCCCCACAAAGAGTACGTAGGGCCGATCGGGATCGACGCCATGACGCTTCAGGGCCTCCGTGGAGGGGTCTTTTCTGTATTCTTCCAGATCGATTCCGTTATGAATCACCTCGGTCTTGGCCTCGGCAGCCCCGAAGTGTGCAAAAATATCGTTTCGGGTCTCTTTGGAGACGGCCACCACGGCATCGGCGTTTTCTATGGCGGTGCGCTCCATCCAGCTGCTCAGATGATAGGCAGAACCCAGCTGCTCGGCTTTCCAGGGCCGAAGGGGCTCCAGGGAGTGGGTGGTCAGGACAAAGGGAATGTCCCAGAGCTTGGCCGCCAGAAGCCCGCCCATCTGGGTGTACCAGGTGTGGCAGTGGACCACATCGGCATCGAGGGTATCCTTGGCCATGGCCAGACTTCGCGAGAAGGCTCCCAGGGCGCTGGTAAAACGGGGGTCCGTGTTACAGGCCATCTCGTCCCAGGGCTGGTACCCCCGAACGCTCAGGTTCCCCTCGGTGCTGTCCTGCGCTCCGAAACAGCGCACCTCCACGGGGACAAACTCCGCCAGGGCCTTGCTCAGATATTCCACGTGGACACCTGCACCGCCGTAGACGTTGGGCGGGTACTCGTTGCTAAAGAGGGCTACTTTCTTCAGTCTCATGCCAGATCACTCCTTTGGGGATAACAGGGTTCCTTCCCCAAATACTAACACACTTGCCGGGAAACTGTGGCAGGACCTGGGGCGGGAAGATTACAAAAGCTGGTCGTCCTTGCGGAATATTTTCTGGCAGCCCGGATCAACCATACCTTCCGGACTCAAGAGATCTTCCAGGGTCTCCCGATCCAGAAGCCCCTGCTCCAGCACAAGGTCATAGACCCCCCGATTCTGCTCCAGGGCCTCCCTGGCGAGGACGCTGCACCGCTCGTACCCCAGGACCGGAGTCAGGGCCGTAACCAGACCGATACTGTTGAGTACGGTCTGCCTGCAATGGTCCTCGTTCGCCGTGATCCCGTCGATACAGCGGACTTTCAGGGTCATCATGCCGTTTTTCAGCATCTCCACGGACTGGACAAGACTTTGGACGATCACGGGCTCCATCACATTCAGCTCCAGTTGCCCCGCCTCGGCGGCAATGCTCACGGTGAGATCGTTCCCCATTACCTTGAAAGCGATCTGGTTCACCACCTCGGGGATCACAGGATTCACCTTGCCGGGCATGATCGAGGAACCGGCCTGGAGGGGGGGCAGGTTTATTTCCCCGAAACCAGCCCGAGGCCCCGAGGAAAGCAGCCGCAGATCGTTGCAGATCTTGCTGAGCTTGATCGCCAGACGCTTTACGGCCATGGAGTACATCACGAAGGATCCCGTGTCCTGGGTTGCCTCGACCAGATTATCTGCCTTGACCACCTCAAGGCCCGAGATCTCCCGCAGATGGCGTATCACCAGGTTGGCGTAGGCCGGATCAGCGTTTATTCCCGTGCCAATGGCGGTTCCCCCCAGGTTGACCTCCAGAAAAAGGCGGGCGTTCTCCTGGAGCCGGAGTATTTCCTCTTCCAGCGTTACCGCATAGGCCTCGAAGGTCTGGCCCAGCGTCATGGGAACGGCATCCTGCAATTGGGTGCGGCCCATCTTGATCACCCCGGCAAATTCCTCGCTCTTGCGACGGAAGGATCCAATCAGCTCCCGTAAAACCTGGAGAAAGGGCTCGTTACCCCGCACCAGAGCTATCTTCACCGCCGTGGGATAGGCGTCATTGGTGGACTGCGAGAGGTTTACATGATTGTTGGGGTGACAATAGCGATATTCCCCCCGGCGGTGCCCCAGAAGCTCCAGCGCCCGGTTGGCGATCACCTCGTTGGCGTTCATGTTTGTGGAGGTTCCAGCCCCGCCCTGAATCATATCCACCGTAAAATGGGGGTGGAGCTTTCCGTTGGTGATCTCCCGGCAGGCGGCGATGATCGCCGCAGAACGCACCGAGTCAAGGAGGCCCAGATCGCGGTTTGCCCTGGCCGCAGCCTCCTTCACCATGGCCAGAGAGCTGATGATCAGGGGGTAAAAGCTGAGGGATATTCCGCTGATGTTAAAGTTTTCCAACGCCCGCAGGGTCTGTATTCCATAATAGGCCTCGTAGGGAACGTTGCGTTCGCCCAAAAGATCCTTCTCGGGACGGGTTCGTCCCGATTCGTATTGTGCTCCGGAGTCAATAATCCGGTTTGTGGCTCCCCGCATGCGTCGTGCCATGACCCGGATCACCTGGGAGAGAACCTTCACCGTAGCTCGGGGGCTTTCCGACAGAAACCCCCGGTGAACGATGAGAACCAGGGTATCCACCACGGCCCGGCCCGAGGTGGAGTGAGGAGAGGTGCTCCCCCAGGCGCTCTCCCCCAGGAAATCACCGGTGCTGAAATAACTGAGCCGGGTCTCGCTGCCCAGGGCGCTCTGTTTCACCAGCTCCACGCCGCCCCGACAGATAACAAAGACGTTTGTTCGGGGTGCGTTCTGACGAAAAAGAAACTCTCCCGGAGCGTATCGCCGCTCTTCGGTGAAGCGAAGAAGCGTCTCGAACTCATCCTCCTGAAGCTCCCGAAAGAGCTCCAGGTTCCGCAAGAACTGGATCGTTTCCGCCTTCGTCATGGTCTGTTCTCCTTCGGAGGGGTGCCCGTGCAACAGGGTTCCTCTCAGAGGGTGTCCTGGCCCCCCGGAAAAGAGGGGCCAAAGGCTTCACCCCGGGGTGTGTGATCAATCTCCGCATCCAGAGGAAAGACAGGACGGGAGAGCTCCGTGAAGGGGAGCGTCTCCAGCACCTCGTTGCTGCTCCCCGGTGTCAGGGCCATGATCGTGCGGGCGGCGCACCGCTTGTGGGGATCTGTCAGATATCCCAGTTTCACCACGATCACCGCGTAGTCCTCGACCCTCCTGTTCAGCGCTTCGAACATCCGGGGGGTTACAAAGCCGATGTGGTTGGAGACCAGAATCAGCTCCACGAACCCGGCCCGGACCATCACCATATCAGTATGAAAGCGCTCCCACTTTCGCGCAAGGGAAAGGACCTCTACCTCCAGGCGAAGGGGCTTCGATGTGACCTGATCGAACCGGGCTCCCAGGGCAAGTTCCAGCCTGGCCCCCACTCCGGCCTGGAGACACCGTTCCACTGCCGGAGGGTCGTAGATCCCCGCATAAAGAAGAGGTGTCTCCAGGTGGCTGAAGGGCTCGTACTCAAGAATCTGCCCGAGAAAGCCCGTGCAGTCGGCAGAAGAACCAGCTGTGGGGTTATCACCGGAATCGGAGAGATACACAGGCCACGCTCCCTCTCTGGCAGCCGCCAGGGCAGCCTCCAGAGCCTCCCCGGGGGGATAGCTGTCGGTGTGAAACCGGAAGTTTTTTCGTTCCTGCCAGAAGGCCCGGGCCAGATCCTCCGCCTCGGCCCGGGCCGCAACGCTGGATTCTTCCATCACCACCAGGGCCGAGACTCCGTTTTCCGGACAGTCCGCCCAGGGAAACCCCAGAAGATAGGAGAGCGCCATTACGCCCGGCTGCTGTTCCCGCTCCCGCAGAAGTTCGATCAGCCCCCGCATTGGTTCCACGCTGGTCTCGGTTTTCTCTCCGGCGATAATCAGGGGGAGCTTGCACCAGCCGATGACGGGCCTCACGCCCTGGCGCAGCATGGCAACAAGCATGCGCGCCGCATGCTCCCCCGTCTCGAAGCAGTCCGTATGGGGTGCCTGTTTATACCCCACCACAGCATCAAGACACCGTACCATGGGTTCCGTGACGGTGGCGTGCATATCCAGAGAGGCCGAAAGCGGCGTATGGGGGAAAATTTCCCGAAGCGCCTCCAGCAGATCCCCCTCGGCGTCACCGATCCCCTCAACCCGCATGGAGCCGTGGAGAGACAGGGCAATCCCGTCGATGAGAGAGGACTCACGGGCTTTCCGGGCTCGCTGAAGAAATTCCTCTTTCACCGAGAGGTAAAACTCCCGGGAGACCACCCCGTTAGGGACAGCCCGGGCCATCAGGATCGGCTCCACCTGGAACCCCTCGGTCTGAAGGGTTTTGATGATTCCGCTGATACTGTCATCGTCGTTGAGAACGCCAAAGATCTCGTCACCCCGCTGGAGGGAGAAATCCTCAGCCCCCGTAATAATGGGGTTGAAGGTATTCGACTCGTGGTGGATTCCACCCACAAGAACACGCATGGTTTTCATCCTTATCCTCCTCGGCAGGGCCTTTGCCCTGATATTTTCAGGGTTAGTCAATCAAGTTGGTCAGCAGAGACCGCCAGATTCTGGCATCCTGTTCCCTGCCGCCAATACGGGGTATGGAATAGAGTGTGTCCAGGACTGCAGCAGCAGCACCCCGGGCGGCGTCGTACTCGGCATTGCCCAGGACCTCCACCTGGACACCGCTACGGGCAAGGGCGTCCCACTCCTGGCGGAGGTCTTCTTCCAGGACGCGCCGGATCAGGTCACCTTCGGATGAAAGATCGCCTCCCACAAAGAGTGCCCGGGGGTTGCTGATGTGCATGAAAAGAATCAGGGTCCGCAGGAGTTCCACCACCAGCTTTCTGCGAATCCCGGCGTCCCGGGAAACCCTGTTCATCTCCAGGGGTGTGAGGGCGATCTGACCGGGTACGTTGCCGCTTTCTTCGAAGAAGAGACTGCGGAACTCCCCGGCCCGGCGGGTAAAGCCGTTATAAATTGTCCCGTTATAGACCAACCCCAAACCCACACCCACCGAGGGATATCCCTCGGGCAAAAGCTCCTGCCGGTGAAAACGGGGCAAGAGATATACAAAGGAATCGTCTTCGTCCCGGCTGTCGTACCAAAGAGTTTTCCAGGCGCAGCAGTTTGCGTCGTTTTCCATGAGCACCGGATAGGAAAAAGTCCTGGCCAGGAACTCTCCCAGGTGTGCCCCGGTGAGATTATGGGACCAGCATTCCTCGATCACAGGCCCCTCGGGGTCTACCACGCCAGGGATCGCCACCCCGGCCCCCAAAACGGGCATATTCCGGGGAATGCGGCTCTCCACCTCGGCAAGGACCGACGAAAAAAGCGCTTCAAAGCCCGCTGCAGCGGCGTGGTACTCGCGATGGACGCAGACGATCTCCTCTCCGGCAATATCGGTTACCAGGGCTTTGTAGTAATCTGCCTGGAGATCCAGCCCGATCACCGCTCCGTAGGTGGGGTTGATCACGATCCGGGTTGCTCTGCGACCGCTGCCCCGGGCAGGCTCATCGGAAGAATCAGCAGGGTCATTCCCGCCAAAACCGCTCTCCACCACAAGCCCCGCCTGAAGCAGGCGGTTGACGATATAGGTCACCGTGGAGGGCTGGAGTCCCAGCTCCCGGGAGATTCTGCGCCGGGAGGCGCCGCCGCTTCTGCGCAGAAAGTCCAGCAACAGCGAGCCGTTGGCAGCTTTCTGATATCGACTGTTTCCTACCAGTTTCATCGTACCCCCGGGTTTCATGTTGAGCTATTCCAGGGTGCGACAGATATCGGACACCTGGCTTTCATCGGTGAAGGTAGAGACAAACTCGGGCTGCCGCAACTGTCCTCCCATGAAAACATGGCCCGGGCGATAGGTCATGGCGCTTTCCTCATCCCGGTTGGCCGCGATGTGATACTCCCGGGCTCCGATCATCCCGGCAAGAAGGCCAATATTGCGAGGCGTGATCCCGGCCCCGGGCATAATGATGATTCGGTCACCGGCCCGTTTCACCAGGTCCCTCAACCGCGAAGCCCCCTCCAGGACCGACGCCTCCTGGCCGGAAGAGAGGATTCTGTCGAATCCCAGGGAGATGATTGTTTCCAGCGCGGCGAAGGGATCCTGGACCATATCGAAGGCACGGTGGAAGGTCACGTTCATGGGACGCGCCAGCTCCAGAAGCTCGGCGTTCCGCTCCTGATCCACCTCCCCCCGGGCGGTCAGTATTCCCAGAACAACTCCGTCAGCGCCCTCCTCCCGGGCCATGATAACGTCTTCCCGCATCACCTCGAACTCCCGGGGAGAGTAGAGGAAATCCCCGCCCCGGGGGCGAATGATCACCTGCAACCCGATATCGATGCTCCGGCGCGTTACCCGGATGGAACCGGCACTGGGGGTGGTTCCCCCCTCAAACAAATTGTCGCACAACTCAACCCGGTCAGCACCGCCAACCTGGGCCCGCACCGCTGATTCTACCGAATCAAGACAAACCTCGACCTTCACTTTACGTTCTGATTTCATTCAAGCACTCCTGTCGTTGCATTCTATGTTATTTACTCTTTCAAGGCGCCTTCGCCAAAACCACTGATCAACAAATTATGGGCACCAATATAAAAAAGGATCATGGGAACTGTCCCGATCACCAGAGCTGCAAACTGCATCCCGTAGTTCACGTTCAGCCGCCCGGCGAAGGAATTAATCGCCACAGGGAGGCTTCTCATGGACTCCCCGCTGGTCAGAATGAAGACCAGGATAAACTCGTTCCAGTTTCTGAGGAAGGTCAGAACCGCGATGGTGGCCATTACCGGCGAGGCCACCACGATAATGATCCGGAAAAAGACCTGCACGTAGGTGGCGCCATCTATCACGGCGGCCTCCACCAGCGAATCGGGTATGCCCCGGATGTAGGAGCAGGCAAGAAGCACCGCCATGGGCAAACCAAAGGCGATGTAGGGAAGAATCACACCGATCCGGGTATCGTAGAGGCCAATTCGGGTTTGCATGATGAAAAGCGGCGTGATAACAGCGTTCACCGTGATAAGCAGCCCCAGGGTAAAGACCCCGAAATATACCCTGGCCGACGAGTAGCCGAACTTGGTCAGGGCGAAGCCTGCCGCCAGCGAGAAGAGAACCGTAAAAAAGGTACCGAAGCCTGTATAGATTACGCTGTTCATCGCGGCAACGCCCATGTTTCCCATGCGCCAGGCATCGTGATAGTTCTTCAGCGTGGGGTCCCGGGGCCAGCCCAGGGGATGAAACATGATCTCGCCCTGAAGCTTGAAGGATGAATAGAGCATCCAGATCAGGGGAAAGAGGGTTATCACCGTGAAGGTGAGCAAGAACACATACGCAAAGAGGCGCCAGCCCCGGGACATATCCTGATTCATCGGTTTCATAGCGCTCTCCCTAGTCATATTTCTTCTGAAACCGGCCGTAGATCCAGCGGGCCAGGGTAATAAGCCCTACGCTGATCACCACCATGATAACCGAGACGGCACTGCCGTACCCGAAATTATTGAACGTGAAGGTGTGTCGATAGAGGTAGATCGACATGACACTGGTATAGTTCACCGGGCCGCCCCCGGTCATGGCAAAGACCAGGTCAAAACTCTTGAAGCTCCCCGAAATGGCGAAGATAGAGCTGATGAAAAGAACGTTCGCCAGGGAGGGTACCACCACCTGGGTGAGGATCGTAAACTCCCCCGCTCCGTCGAGTTTGGCGGCCTCTATGGTGGATGAGGGAATGCGCTGCATGTTTGCAAGGAACATCACCATGTAGAGACTGGTGTGCATCCACAAGAGTACTACCAGAATGGGCACCATGGCCCAGTCCTGGTTCTCGAAGATGCGCACCACGTAATCGGGATTTCCCGTGAGAACCCGCACCATGTTGGTATAGAGGCCAACGGGCGAAAAGATGCGGTTCCACAGGAGGGCCACCACCACCGCCGAGATCGTGATGGGCAAAAAAATGATCATCTCGAAGAACCTCGTGCCACGCACAAGCTTGCGAAAAAGAAGATACGCCAGAAGTATTCCCAGGGGTATCTGGCCCAGAACGGAGGTGAGCATGATCTGAACATTGTTCCACAGGGCCCGGTGAAACTCGGGATCCCGCAGGATCACCAGATAGTTATCGAACCCCACAAATCCGGTGAGGACAAAGTTCCTCCACCGTGTGAACGAGAGAAGCCCGCTCAATCCGATGGGAAAGATAATCACCGAGAGGTAGATCACCAGCGCTGGGAACAGCAACAGGTAGTAACTCGCCCGCTTGTCTCTGGTCTCGACCATGCCTCGTCTCCTGTAATCCTTCTCGCTCTGACTCGTGCTGACTTGTGGTGAATCGTGGTGAACCACGAAGAGCAGCTCCCGGGACGAAGGGGCCCGGGAGGCGCTCCTGGTGGCATCGAACCCGGGTTAGTTGCCCACCCGGCTGGAATCGTTGGCGGCAACCCACTCCTCGTAGCTTCGGGCCACGTTGGCAGGACTCACATTTCCGAACATCATCGCCTGGATCGCCGGGTTCAGGATTCCCATGCCCTCACCGTCCATCTTGGCGTCTATGACGTACCCCATGGGGGTGTTTACCTGAAAATCCGCGTAGGCCCGCTGAAGCAGGGGCAGATCGAAGTCGTCGTAGTCCAGGGTGTAGGAGGGAACCTCCCCGTGCTGAAGCCTGATAGCCGCACCCTGGAGGCCTTTATAAAACCGGATGAACTCCAGGGCAGCCTCCAGTTTTCGGGGGTCCTGGGGAAGGTTCACGTTCAGCCCGAACCCCTCCGAGGGGACGGCTGCGCTGGAACCATGACGAACAGAGCCGTCAACACGGGGAAAGGTTCCCAGATAAATCGCTTCCTGTTGTGGTATGTCCAGGATGTTGGTCATGGCCGAGGTACGCCAGCCGGCGTCGATCAGGTATACCGAACGACCCTGATAGAACTCCTGGTTTGCCTCGGGGTTGGACATCTGGTTCACGCCGGGGCTGAAGACATTTTTCTCCACCATCTCCTGGATGATCTCCAGGGCTCGCACGAAGGGACGATCGGTGAACGCCGCCTGGCCGCTCATGGCATCGTGGAACCACTCCTGGCCACCCAGGCGATCCACCAGAACACTCAGGAGCCAGGAGTTCATGGGCCACTGATCACGGTTCCCCAGAGAGATGGGATAGTATCCGGCCCGGCGGATCGTCTCCACCTGATCCAGCAGCTCCTGATAGGTCTCGGGAAAGGTCAGGCCCAGCTCATCCATAATGGCCGTATTGGCGTACATCACGTGACATACCGCCATGGAGGGGGGAACCGTGTAGATCTCTCCCTCCGGCCCCTGGGGTTCCCAGGCAGCGGGGGTGAAACCATCGAGAAACTCCTGATCCAGGTGGGGTCGCAGATCAAGAACCTTTCCCGTTTCGGTGATATAGGCCGTGCGCTTTCCCACGTAGGTGGTAAAGAGATCGGGCAGGCGCCCCGAGGCGGCCATGGCCTGAAACTTCTGGTGAAAGGCCTCGCCCGTGGCGTACTCGTGGCGAAAGGTAATGTGGGGATGGGCCTCGGCAAAAGCCTCCATAACGGCGTTATGCCCCTCAAACTGGGGATTTGCCGGATCTTTCTGCAGGTATGTGGTGAGGACAACCCGGCCGTCGTCCTCTTTTTGGCCACCGGCCTGAAGCACCGCCGGAAGAAGAAGCGTGCACGCAATCAGCACCACCAGACTTCTCCGCGTTGAGGTGACGTGTCTCATGAGAACCTCCTTAATTGATTCATTCATTGAATTAATTAAAACATCGGAACAGGGAGCTGTCAAGATCGAGTTTTCGGGCCCGGGGAGTTTCCGGCAGGGTGAAAAACACCTATCTTGAAACAGGGCCTGACCCAGAGTATCTGAAAGGAGGGAGCAGCCATGGATCAGAAGGGACACGTCTTGATAACGGGGGCATCGCGGGGCATAGGTTTTGCCCTGGCCCGGGAGTTTGCCCGCCGGGGGTATCCCCTGGTAGTAACCGCTCGGGACCCGGAGCCTCTGGCGGCGGCAGCCCGGAGTTTGAAGGAGTCCTTCGGCCTCCCCGTGCTGGATCTGGCCGAGGATCTCTCCGACAAAGGAGCGCCCCTCCGTATCGCCACGGCCCTGGATGATCGGGGGATTTCTCCGCACATTCTGATAAACAATGCGGGCTTCGGCCTCTACGGCCCTTTCCTCTCGATTCCCCCGGAAGATGGGGAGAAACTCCTTCAGGTGAATATCTCGGCCCTGGTCGCCCTGACCCGGCTCTTCCTGCCTGCCATGGTTGCCCGCCGCAAGGGAGGGGTTATGAATGTGGCCTCCACGGCAGGATTTTTGCCGGGTCCCCTCATGGCGAGCTACTACGCCTCCAAGGCCTTCGTGGTCTCCTTCAGCCACGCCCTTGCCCGGGAAACGGCAGGGGCGGGCCTCACCGTGACTGCTCTATGCCCGGGGCCCACGGTCTCGGAGTTTCAGAAACGGTCAGGAATGCACCAATCCTGGATTCTCAGGAAAGCAACCCTGCCGGCCGAAGTCGTGGCCCGGACGGGCGTGGACGGCTTTTTCCGGCGAAAAATCCTGGTGGTGCCCGGAGTATTCAACAAGGCAAGCGTCTTCTCCTCCCGCCTTGTGCCCCGGAGCGTCGCCGCCAGGATGGTGGAAAAGCTTCAGGGGTAAGGTTCTCCCGGCGCCCCCGCCGGGGCCCCCCGGCCGCCACCCTGGCCGGAGGTCTTACTCAACCAGAAGAATCTGGATGTCGCAGACGTTGGTATTGGTGGGCCCCGTGATATAGAGCCCGCCCAGGCGCTCAAAGAGGTGGTAGGAATCGTTTTCGGCCAGGGCCTTCTGCAGGTCAGGAATATCACCGGCCCCGGCAAGATC
This genomic interval carries:
- a CDS encoding MFS transporter, which encodes MTLRDLFRDKDRRYLLLTASLAFLALGTSQALYGPLYPWFRESLSLSGSAVGLIASFHFFGATVAVLVAGFVLRRVGFKAVIIAGACIFSAGYFGFATSSRWGGILASALLLGLGFGTLVSFNLFIDDYFGPLGAAALNLTNMFFGIGAILGPLLAGISLSLGGHRLAFLAGGAVALLLLAMTLRLRQHHPVAETDRSGAGTALAGTVVFLVFLALYIAAEASASNWIPTSLTRNHAPPFVASTMAMVWLAVSAGRLAAVPLSVHLAPHFMVLGSVGCATGMFLLARFEPAAPLAYIATGFFLGPVYPATVSWIRRVFPSRAARIAATVMAGGGLGGIFGPPLVGAATDTFSTAVIPLAIALILVASLLTGLGITVFFPSRPTSAGKGQEPGREDHQGDQERIGLVLPVGPGPVPGSAPRD
- the aspA gene encoding aspartate ammonia-lyase, which translates into the protein MRGATNRIIDSGAQYESGRTRPEKDLLGERNVPYEAYYGIQTLRALENFNISGISLSFYPLIISSLAMVKEAAARANRDLGLLDSVRSAAIIAACREITNGKLHPHFTVDMIQGGAGTSTNMNANEVIANRALELLGHRRGEYRYCHPNNHVNLSQSTNDAYPTAVKIALVRGNEPFLQVLRELIGSFRRKSEEFAGVIKMGRTQLQDAVPMTLGQTFEAYAVTLEEEILRLQENARLFLEVNLGGTAIGTGINADPAYANLVIRHLREISGLEVVKADNLVEATQDTGSFVMYSMAVKRLAIKLSKICNDLRLLSSGPRAGFGEINLPPLQAGSSIMPGKVNPVIPEVVNQIAFKVMGNDLTVSIAAEAGQLELNVMEPVIVQSLVQSVEMLKNGMMTLKVRCIDGITANEDHCRQTVLNSIGLVTALTPVLGYERCSVLAREALEQNRGVYDLVLEQGLLDRETLEDLLSPEGMVDPGCQKIFRKDDQLL
- a CDS encoding Na/Pi cotransporter family protein, yielding MTAIYQLFHVLGSLGLLVYGMRLLSDGVQRVAGDRLQSILNYVTANRFAAVLTGFLVTVLVQSSSATTVMIVSFVNASLLSLTQAIGAIMGANIGTTVTGWVIALLGFSVDISAGALPAVGLGAILIFSKRLRRPDLGETLLGFGLLFLGLSFLKDAVPDISAHPEILERIAALSGRGMLSVLLFVGIGALLTVIVQSSSAAVTITLTMAYAGWIDFPVAAAIILGENIGTTVTANLAAMGGTVNGRRAARAHLVFNALGVLWMFLLFPQALRLVHYAAGSRLLPTQLALFHTGFNLVNTAIFIWFVPVLANLAVRMVPDTADAASLEGSYQVPIPTAYAENHPELYLLELRYEVVQMSRIVESMIADSWKLFQNPEAVTEEHLLSLKQREDYTDQMQEKISAVLASFGFQASRESTTAAAIALLRIVDELESVADSSYNIALAADRCQRKKLEISPEALQELEPYAQRAIAFTGLVDQRLLTPGSDEDLRQAKQLEEEINALRNVLKKSSRHRIQQGADLKGELLVLDVISHLEHMGDYALNIAEAIRHMNARVPLLMKTLEPRPDAPA
- the glgA gene encoding glycogen synthase, with the protein product MRLKKVALFSNEYPPNVYGGAGVHVEYLSKALAEFVPVEVRCFGAQDSTEGNLSVRGYQPWDEMACNTDPRFTSALGAFSRSLAMAKDTLDADVVHCHTWYTQMGGLLAAKLWDIPFVLTTHSLEPLRPWKAEQLGSAYHLSSWMERTAIENADAVVAVSKETRNDIFAHFGAAEAKTEVIHNGIDLEEYRKDPSTEALKRHGVDPDRPYVLFVGRITRQKGIIHLVDAIPWIDPGIQVVLLAGAPDTDKIAQEMNASVAAARSTRSDIIWIDQMLPRDETIQFYSHAAVFCCPSVYEPFGIINLEAMACETAVVASRVGGIPEVVVPDETGLLVDLDLERGTFIPRDPEQFSRDLAEAINRVAGDKALARQMGQAGRRRAEEHFSWRAIARKTLNLYEALLERRAAEV